Proteins found in one Cataglyphis hispanica isolate Lineage 1 chromosome 15, ULB_Chis1_1.0, whole genome shotgun sequence genomic segment:
- the LOC126854977 gene encoding integrator complex subunit 12 has product MTQLELDPQFTQGLRLLHSTNKDSAEQLRALLDEAIKQKYGPSKMLSNVLHKKYMMEEPVLSDHSSSSSKKSKSSSSSKHSSKSSKNSSPVNLPARDTPPDILQTDDTLALEILEDDLTCVICKGMDVGARNRLVECQECHSLYHQECHVPHILDSQIDVPKQVWYCSNCSKSQVLKDRSSPKTVIESKSKEQKKPSSSTGTKVTPNIHIISADKRLKDMMKKAKQDKRNTGTATSSKNSSSSTSALSSVKSSQDKSLLYKIKSGIE; this is encoded by the exons ATGACTCAGTTGGAATTGGATCCACAATTTACGCAGGGGCTACGCCTTTTGCACTCCACTAATAAGGATTCTGCGGAACAGCTGCGAGCTCTATTAGATGAGGCGATTAAACAAAAGTATGGGCCATCCAAAATGCTATCCAATGTGCTACATAAAAAG TATATGATGGAAGAACCAGTATTGAGTGATCACAGTAGCAGTAGCAGTAAGAAAAGCAAAAGCTCCAGCTCATCTAAGCATTCTAGCAAATCGAGCAAGAATAGCTCCCCTGTTAATCTGCCAGCACGCGACACACCACCGGACATCCTGCAGACGGACGATACTCTGGCACTGGAAATTCTAGAAGACGATCTGACATGTGTAATTTGTAAAGGGATGGACGTTGGAGCAAGAAATAGGCTTGTGGAGTGTCAAGAGTGTCATTCTTTATATCATCAGGAATGCCACGTTCCACATATCCTGGATTCGCAGATAGATGTACCGAAACAAGTATGGTACTGCTCTAACTGTTCAAAGTCTCAG gttTTGAAAGACAGAAGCTCGCCAAAAACTGTGATAGAAAGCAAATccaaagaacaaaaaaaaccaAGCTCAA GCACTGGAACTAAGGTGACAccaaatattcatattataagcGCAGATAAAAGATTGAAAGACATGATGAAGAAAGCCAAGCAAGATAAACGAAATACAGGTACTGCCACAAGTTCAAAGAACTCTTCATCCAGTACATCTGCATTATCCTCGGTTAAGTCTTCTCAggataaatcattattatacaagATAAAGTCAGGGATAGAATAA